In Juglans microcarpa x Juglans regia isolate MS1-56 chromosome 7D, Jm3101_v1.0, whole genome shotgun sequence, the following are encoded in one genomic region:
- the LOC121238378 gene encoding E3 ubiquitin-protein ligase BIG BROTHER-like isoform X2, producing the protein MNGNGQMEVHYINTGFPYTVTESFMNFFEGLTHVPINYGHTLPTHDQESAYWSMNMNSYKFGFSAPGSTYYGHYEASDNLPRMEVSRGAWEYPSTMNQEHASTDSQSEGDAVMGSPTHHNNNSSQVTWQDNVDPDNMTYEELLDLGDVVGTQSRGLSHELISLLPTSKYKFKNFFSTKKSRERCVICQMRYKRGDRQIKLPCKHVYHSECISKWLSINKICPICNTEVFGDESRR; encoded by the exons ATGAATGGGAATGGGCAAATGGAGGTTCATTACATAAACACTGGTTTTCCTTACACGGTTACGGAAAGTTTTATGAACTTCTTTGAAGGCCTCACACATGTACCGATCAATTATGGTCATACCTTACCGACGCATGATCAG GAAAGTGCATACTGGTCAATGAATATGAATTCTTACAAATTTGGATTTTCTGCTCCGGGGAGTACCTATTATGGTCATTATGAGGCAAGTGATAACTTACCAAGAATGGAGGTAAGCAGGGGTGCCTGGGAATACCCTTCGACAATGAATCAAGAGCATGCATCTACAGACTCACAGTCTGAAGGAGATGCAGTCATGG GCAGTCCAACTCATCATAATAACAATAGCTCTCAG GTCACATGGCAAGACAACGTTGATCCTGATAACATGACTTACGAG GAGCTACTTGACTTAGGTGATGTGGTTGGAACTCAAAGTCGAGGTCTTTCACACGAACTTATTAGTTTGCTTCCAACTTCCAAGTACAAATTCAAAAACTTCTTCTCAACAAAGAAATCGAGAGAGAG ATGTGTTATATGCCAGATGAGGTACAAAAGAGGTGACCGGCAAATAAAACTGCCGTGCAAGCATGTTTACCATAGTGAATGCATCAGCAAATGGCTTAGCATTAACAAG ATATGCCCAATTTGCAACACAGAGGTATTTGGAGATGAATCAAGGCGTTAA
- the LOC121238373 gene encoding uncharacterized protein LOC121238373, which produces MGTVDRADDRTFNVNFTSDGVKKLREAVKEKLMEFTDFSDDHLVEYVIVLVKNGKRKEEARNELHVFLDDDTDSFISWLWDHLASNLNLYHQPQESHMEEDPKTKPTLGDQGGKNVSHHSSSEPEREKPNVLSRSRHNREWKGLVRDAAEPPPLRSSGIENFHLEEKSYLKVSRAKRSPSPRPSIQRKRNRPYEHENKRREAVSQRNIDAPRRLLQFAVRDAVATSSPSTLTNEPKLKRLRSVVSTSTGDVSLASHRQRIKSVARVPNPMATVIRAVAEAAEDVIKVKPSGSVFDRLGRGIDTSEASDQDAEFREADVEDGEHGDFDQIQEQTRLRYHQRSNYSGHYDGNMDMLDSETGLASDSTSDNEGYNGVNVVGHNVMDVSQSVTSAGKMVDESLIMQYSVAKNTDDVKPRNKDQDQPVVASKTSRSKIVNISVNVNTWKPPHYQEHREIVDIDNQKSVQESDMASGNTGLRLMKENSNPVTVGNGNANPAADAQKESLKTPSSAPGLHAAGRLLEDADSRTIFVSNVHFAATKDSLSRHFNKFGDVLKVIIVTDAATGQPKGSAYVEFMRKEAADNALSLDGTSFMSRILKVVRSTAHQEAAPIMTWPRIARGSPFAAARFARVPFPRGIAGAFRGRPPIKPGARSLQWKRDAQATQPENGAPVSGNSVLSTAPRSLTYVRAGSKPDGNPGTT; this is translated from the exons ATGGGAACCGTCGATCGGGCCGATGATCGGACATTTAATGTTAATTTTACCAGCGATGGAGTGAAGAAGCTAAGGGAGGCAGTGAAGGAGAAACTGATGGAATTCACAGATTTCAGCGACGACCATCTCGTG GAATACGTGATTGTATTGGTAAAGAATGGCAAGCGCAAGGAAGAAGCAAGGAATGAGTTGCATGTGTTTTTGGACGATGACACTGATTCTTTCATATCTTG gCTGTGGGATCATCTAGCTTCAAATTTAAATCTGTATCATCAACCTCAAGAGTCTCATATGGAGGAAGATCCGAAAACAAAACCCACATTAGGTGACCAAGGTGGAAAAAATGTTTCTCACCATTCAAGTTCTGAACCAGAAAGAGAAAAGCCTAATGTGTTATCTAGAAGTCGGCACAATCGGGAATGGAAAGGACTTGTGAGGGATGCAGCTGAACCTCCTCCTCTTCGGAGCTCTGGTATTGAAAATTTCCATTTAGAGGAGAAGTCTTATCTCAAAGTCAGTCGTGCAAAGAGGTCTCCTTCTCCCCGACCTTCCATTCAGAGGAAAAGAAATCGACCTTATGAGCATGAGAATAAGAGG AGGGAGGCAGTTTCTCAACGAAATATTGATGCCCCTAGGCGGCTACTTCAGTTTGCTGTTCGAGATGCAGTGGCAACTTCGAGTCCGTCTACTTTGACAAATGAACCCAAATTGAAGCGTCTTCGTTCAGTGGTTTCAACATCCACTGGTGATGTATCACTTGCCAGTCATCGTCAGCGGATTAAGTCTGTTGCCAGAGTACCAAATCCCATGGCTACTGTAATTAGAGCTGTTGCAGAAGCTGCAGAAGACGTAATAAAAGTTAAACCATCTGGAAGTGTGTTTGACCGACTTGGTCGTGGTATAGATACATCAGAAGCCAGTGACCAAGATGCAGAATTTAGAGAAGCTGATGTTGAGGATGGAGAGCATGGAGATTTTGATCAAATTCAGGAGCAAACACGGTTGCGTTATCATCAAAGAAGCAACTACAGTGGACATTATGATGGTAACATGGATATGTTGGATAGTGAAACTGGTTTGGCATCTGATTCTACATCTGACAACGAGGGGTACAATGGTGTCAATGTTGTGGGCCATAACGTAATGGATGTTTCTCAGAGTGTTACATCTGCTGGAAAAATGGTTGACGAGTCACTGATAATGCAGTATAGTGTAGCTAAAAATACTGATGATGTCAAACCACGCAACAAGGATCAGGATCAACCTGTGGTGGCATCAAAAACTTCTCGTAGTAAGATAGTAAACATCTCTGTGAATGTAAATACTTGGAAGCCACCTCATTATCAGGAGCATAGGGAGATTGTGGATATTGATAATCAGAAATCTGTACAAGAGAGTGATATGGCATCTGGCAATACTGGTTTGCGACTGATGAAGGAGAATAGCAATCCTGTCACAGTTGGTAATGGAAAT GCAAATCCTGCTGCAGATGCTCAGAAAGAATCCCTGAAGACACCGTCATCTGCTCCTG GTTTACATGCTGCTGGCCGTCTCTTAGAGGATGCTGATTCTCGAACAATTTTTGTCAGCAAT GTTCATTTTGCTGCTACCAAGGACAGTCTTTCTCggcattttaataaatttggagATGTGCTAAAAGTGATTATAGTTACTGATGCAGCAACAGGGCAGCCAAAAGG GTCAGCTTATGTAGAGTTCATGAGAAAAGAGGCAGCAGACAATGCTCTATCTCTTGATGGAACCTCCTTCATGTCACGGATTCTCAAG GTTGTGAGGAGTACTGCTCATCAAGAAGCTGCCCCTATCATGACATGGCCTCGCATTGCCCGGGGCTCTCCATTTGCTGCTGCTAGGTTTGCCAGGGTTCCTTTTCCAAGAGGCATAGCTGGTGCATTCAGGGGTCGCCCTCCCATCAAACCCGGTGCCAGGAGCTTGCAATGGAAGCGGGATGCGCAGGCCACTCAACCTGAAAATGGTGCTCCTGTCTCTGGAAATTCTGTTCTGTCAACTGCACCGCGTAGTCTAACATATGTCAGAGCAGGGTCAAAGCCAGATGGGAATCCTGGTACAACCTAG
- the LOC121238376 gene encoding uncharacterized protein LOC121238376 isoform X3 translates to MEPAKIDWKRTESIFVEDELYELINAPKWVDFLAPENSVDVEAWFCRPNCKHPKTAEDFLKSTPSKNRRVAKLKRRGLTQSSNSSNSNPKFNEDSENQNPNMSTPPIHQANSTKAAIKSSIEKKKMTNDMLQNNEVPRLKSTLLARNLFAGQDILNQVTEFCSELKRMATRMREREEVDGLNVEKSEVVVEEKEVKESFCEVLGEVNGRDKERKPLLELRKEESIGKGERSVKEKQRRKKRADEAENVPISLDLDSVWCKRDETLRQIRTNPPSPQCFSATRGWNKTTASKAAKSRLMASGEVLQEMEQNKEVAREESAEKGQSVCIVDAREARTLDVFWFLKPCRLSN, encoded by the exons ATGGAACCAGCGAAAATTGATTGGAAGAGAACGGAGTCCATATTTGTAGAGGACGAGCTGTACGAGCTCATAAACGCACCCAAATGGGTCGATTTCTTGGCTCCCGAAAACTCTGTGGACGTCGAGGCCTGGTTTTGCAGACCCA ATTGCAAGCATCCGAAGACAGCTGAAGATTTTCTCAAGTCAACTCCTTCTAAG AATAGACG agTTGCAAAATTGAAGAGAAGAGGGCTTACTCAATCTTCAAATTCTTCGAATAGCAATCCCAAATTCAATGAAGATAGTGAAAATCAGAACCCGAATATGTCAACTCCTCCGATTCATCAAGCCAATTCCACGAAAGCAGCAATCAAATCCAGcatagagaagaagaaaatgaccAATGACATGTTGCAGAACAATGAGGTGCCAAGGCTGAAAAGCACTCTCTTGGCAAGGAACTTGTTTGCAGGGCAGGACATACTGAATCAGGTTACGGAGTTTTGTAGTGAATTAAAGAGAATGGCTACAAggatgagggagagagaggaagtgGACGGGCTGAATGTGGAGAAGAGCGAAGTGGTTGTTGAGGAAAAGGAGGTGAAAGAGAGTTTTTGTGAGGTTTTGGGGGAGGTGAATGGGAGGGATAAAGAGAGGAAGCCATTGCTTGAATTGAGGAAAGAGGAATCTATAGGAAAGGGGGAAAGGAGTGTTAAGGAGAAGCAGAGGAGGAAGAA AAGAGCTGATGAGGCAGAGAATGTTCCAATTTCTCTGGATTTGGATAGCGTATGGTGTAAAAGGGATGAGACCCTGCGGCAAATTCGAACAAATCCTCCCTCCCCTCAATGCTTTTCTGCCACTCGTGGATGGAACAAAACCACTGCATCTAAGGCTGCCAAATCCAGGCTGATG GCGAGTGGGGAAGTACTTCAAGAAATGGAGCAAAATAAGGAGGTAGCAAGAGAAGAATCAGCAGAAAAAGGCCAAAGTGTGTGCATTGTGGATGCAAGAGAAGCAAGAACCTTGGATGTATTTTGGTTCCTCAAGCCTTGCAGGCTATCCAATTAA
- the LOC121238378 gene encoding E3 ubiquitin-protein ligase BIG BROTHER-like isoform X3, with product MNGNGQMEVHYINTGFPYTVTESFMNFFEGLTHVPINYGHTLPTHDQESAYWSMNMNSYKFGFSAPGSTYYGHYEASDNLPRMEVSRGAWEYPSTMNQEHASTDSQSEGDAVMGVHSIPEECSPTHHNNNSSQELLDLGDVVGTQSRGLSHELISLLPTSKYKFKNFFSTKKSRERCVICQMRYKRGDRQIKLPCKHVYHSECISKWLSINKICPICNTEVFGDESRR from the exons ATGAATGGGAATGGGCAAATGGAGGTTCATTACATAAACACTGGTTTTCCTTACACGGTTACGGAAAGTTTTATGAACTTCTTTGAAGGCCTCACACATGTACCGATCAATTATGGTCATACCTTACCGACGCATGATCAG GAAAGTGCATACTGGTCAATGAATATGAATTCTTACAAATTTGGATTTTCTGCTCCGGGGAGTACCTATTATGGTCATTATGAGGCAAGTGATAACTTACCAAGAATGGAGGTAAGCAGGGGTGCCTGGGAATACCCTTCGACAATGAATCAAGAGCATGCATCTACAGACTCACAGTCTGAAGGAGATGCAGTCATGGGTGTGCATTCTATTCCTGAAGAAT GCAGTCCAACTCATCATAATAACAATAGCTCTCAG GAGCTACTTGACTTAGGTGATGTGGTTGGAACTCAAAGTCGAGGTCTTTCACACGAACTTATTAGTTTGCTTCCAACTTCCAAGTACAAATTCAAAAACTTCTTCTCAACAAAGAAATCGAGAGAGAG ATGTGTTATATGCCAGATGAGGTACAAAAGAGGTGACCGGCAAATAAAACTGCCGTGCAAGCATGTTTACCATAGTGAATGCATCAGCAAATGGCTTAGCATTAACAAG ATATGCCCAATTTGCAACACAGAGGTATTTGGAGATGAATCAAGGCGTTAA
- the LOC121238376 gene encoding uncharacterized protein LOC121238376 isoform X1, protein MEPAKIDWKRTESIFVEDELYELINAPKWVDFLAPENSVDVEAWFCRPNCKHPKTAEDFLKSTPSKLTSSANLSESLPLHDQNRRVAKLKRRGLTQSSNSSNSNPKFNEDSENQNPNMSTPPIHQANSTKAAIKSSIEKKKMTNDMLQNNEVPRLKSTLLARNLFAGQDILNQVTEFCSELKRMATRMREREEVDGLNVEKSEVVVEEKEVKESFCEVLGEVNGRDKERKPLLELRKEESIGKGERSVKEKQRRKKRADEAENVPISLDLDSVWCKRDETLRQIRTNPPSPQCFSATRGWNKTTASKAAKSRLMASGEVLQEMEQNKEVAREESAEKGQSVCIVDAREARTLDVFWFLKPCRLSN, encoded by the exons ATGGAACCAGCGAAAATTGATTGGAAGAGAACGGAGTCCATATTTGTAGAGGACGAGCTGTACGAGCTCATAAACGCACCCAAATGGGTCGATTTCTTGGCTCCCGAAAACTCTGTGGACGTCGAGGCCTGGTTTTGCAGACCCA ATTGCAAGCATCCGAAGACAGCTGAAGATTTTCTCAAGTCAACTCCTTCTAAG CTCACCAGCTCAGCTAATCTTTCTGAATCTCTTCCACTCCATGATCAGAATAGACG agTTGCAAAATTGAAGAGAAGAGGGCTTACTCAATCTTCAAATTCTTCGAATAGCAATCCCAAATTCAATGAAGATAGTGAAAATCAGAACCCGAATATGTCAACTCCTCCGATTCATCAAGCCAATTCCACGAAAGCAGCAATCAAATCCAGcatagagaagaagaaaatgaccAATGACATGTTGCAGAACAATGAGGTGCCAAGGCTGAAAAGCACTCTCTTGGCAAGGAACTTGTTTGCAGGGCAGGACATACTGAATCAGGTTACGGAGTTTTGTAGTGAATTAAAGAGAATGGCTACAAggatgagggagagagaggaagtgGACGGGCTGAATGTGGAGAAGAGCGAAGTGGTTGTTGAGGAAAAGGAGGTGAAAGAGAGTTTTTGTGAGGTTTTGGGGGAGGTGAATGGGAGGGATAAAGAGAGGAAGCCATTGCTTGAATTGAGGAAAGAGGAATCTATAGGAAAGGGGGAAAGGAGTGTTAAGGAGAAGCAGAGGAGGAAGAA AAGAGCTGATGAGGCAGAGAATGTTCCAATTTCTCTGGATTTGGATAGCGTATGGTGTAAAAGGGATGAGACCCTGCGGCAAATTCGAACAAATCCTCCCTCCCCTCAATGCTTTTCTGCCACTCGTGGATGGAACAAAACCACTGCATCTAAGGCTGCCAAATCCAGGCTGATG GCGAGTGGGGAAGTACTTCAAGAAATGGAGCAAAATAAGGAGGTAGCAAGAGAAGAATCAGCAGAAAAAGGCCAAAGTGTGTGCATTGTGGATGCAAGAGAAGCAAGAACCTTGGATGTATTTTGGTTCCTCAAGCCTTGCAGGCTATCCAATTAA
- the LOC121238376 gene encoding uncharacterized protein LOC121238376 isoform X4 encodes MEPAKIDWKRTESIFVEDELYELINAPKWVDFLAPENSVDVEAWFCRPNCKHPKTAEDFLKSTPSKLTSSANLSESLPLHDQNRRVAKLKRRGLTQSSNSSNSNPKFNEDSENQNPNMSTPPIHQANSTKAAIKSSIEKKKMTNDMLQNNEVPRLKSTLLARNLFAGQDILNQVTEFCSELKRMATRMREREEVDGLNVEKSEVVVEEKEVKESFCEVLGEVNGRDKERKPLLELRKEESIGKGERSVKEKQRRKKRADEAENVPISLDLDSVWCKRDETLRQIRTNPPSPQCFSATRGWNKTTASKAAKSRLMENHFQPILFSSVDIPCRTNGHTCLVTPFPNP; translated from the exons ATGGAACCAGCGAAAATTGATTGGAAGAGAACGGAGTCCATATTTGTAGAGGACGAGCTGTACGAGCTCATAAACGCACCCAAATGGGTCGATTTCTTGGCTCCCGAAAACTCTGTGGACGTCGAGGCCTGGTTTTGCAGACCCA ATTGCAAGCATCCGAAGACAGCTGAAGATTTTCTCAAGTCAACTCCTTCTAAG CTCACCAGCTCAGCTAATCTTTCTGAATCTCTTCCACTCCATGATCAGAATAGACG agTTGCAAAATTGAAGAGAAGAGGGCTTACTCAATCTTCAAATTCTTCGAATAGCAATCCCAAATTCAATGAAGATAGTGAAAATCAGAACCCGAATATGTCAACTCCTCCGATTCATCAAGCCAATTCCACGAAAGCAGCAATCAAATCCAGcatagagaagaagaaaatgaccAATGACATGTTGCAGAACAATGAGGTGCCAAGGCTGAAAAGCACTCTCTTGGCAAGGAACTTGTTTGCAGGGCAGGACATACTGAATCAGGTTACGGAGTTTTGTAGTGAATTAAAGAGAATGGCTACAAggatgagggagagagaggaagtgGACGGGCTGAATGTGGAGAAGAGCGAAGTGGTTGTTGAGGAAAAGGAGGTGAAAGAGAGTTTTTGTGAGGTTTTGGGGGAGGTGAATGGGAGGGATAAAGAGAGGAAGCCATTGCTTGAATTGAGGAAAGAGGAATCTATAGGAAAGGGGGAAAGGAGTGTTAAGGAGAAGCAGAGGAGGAAGAA AAGAGCTGATGAGGCAGAGAATGTTCCAATTTCTCTGGATTTGGATAGCGTATGGTGTAAAAGGGATGAGACCCTGCGGCAAATTCGAACAAATCCTCCCTCCCCTCAATGCTTTTCTGCCACTCGTGGATGGAACAAAACCACTGCATCTAAGGCTGCCAAATCCAGGCTGATG GAAAATCATTTTCAACCAATTTTGTTCTCCTCAGTTGACATCCCTTGCAGAACCAATGGGCACACTTGTTTAGTGACTCCCTTTCCCAATCCATGA
- the LOC121238378 gene encoding E3 ubiquitin-protein ligase BIG BROTHER-like isoform X4: MNGNGQMEVHYINTGFPYTVTESFMNFFEGLTHVPINYGHTLPTHDQESAYWSMNMNSYKFGFSAPGSTYYGHYEASDNLPRMEVSRGAWEYPSTMNQEHASTDSQSEGDAVMGSPTHHNNNSSQELLDLGDVVGTQSRGLSHELISLLPTSKYKFKNFFSTKKSRERCVICQMRYKRGDRQIKLPCKHVYHSECISKWLSINKICPICNTEVFGDESRR, translated from the exons ATGAATGGGAATGGGCAAATGGAGGTTCATTACATAAACACTGGTTTTCCTTACACGGTTACGGAAAGTTTTATGAACTTCTTTGAAGGCCTCACACATGTACCGATCAATTATGGTCATACCTTACCGACGCATGATCAG GAAAGTGCATACTGGTCAATGAATATGAATTCTTACAAATTTGGATTTTCTGCTCCGGGGAGTACCTATTATGGTCATTATGAGGCAAGTGATAACTTACCAAGAATGGAGGTAAGCAGGGGTGCCTGGGAATACCCTTCGACAATGAATCAAGAGCATGCATCTACAGACTCACAGTCTGAAGGAGATGCAGTCATGG GCAGTCCAACTCATCATAATAACAATAGCTCTCAG GAGCTACTTGACTTAGGTGATGTGGTTGGAACTCAAAGTCGAGGTCTTTCACACGAACTTATTAGTTTGCTTCCAACTTCCAAGTACAAATTCAAAAACTTCTTCTCAACAAAGAAATCGAGAGAGAG ATGTGTTATATGCCAGATGAGGTACAAAAGAGGTGACCGGCAAATAAAACTGCCGTGCAAGCATGTTTACCATAGTGAATGCATCAGCAAATGGCTTAGCATTAACAAG ATATGCCCAATTTGCAACACAGAGGTATTTGGAGATGAATCAAGGCGTTAA
- the LOC121238374 gene encoding ADP,ATP carrier protein 1, mitochondrial-like yields the protein MVDQVQQPTVFQKAAGQLHLRADLSTDVRGYNGGFHRSALYQRHATFGNYSNAAFQYPTMPACRATTDLSVASPIFVPAASEKPKGNFLIDFLMGGVSAAVSKTAAAPIERVKLLIQNQDEMIKTGRLSEPYKGIGDCFKRTIKEEGFGSLWRGNTANVIRYFPTQALNFAFKDYFKRLFNFKKDKDGYWKWFAGNLGSGGAAGASSLLFVYSLDYARTRLANDAKAAKKGGERQFNGLVDVYRKTLKSDGLAGLYRGFNISCVGIIVYRGLYFGMYDSLKPVVLTEGLQDSFFASFALGWLITNGAGLASYPIDTVRRRMMMTSGEAVKYKSSLDAFSQILKNEGPKSLFKGAGANILRAVAGAGVLAGYDKLQLIMFGKKYGSGGA from the exons ATGGTTGATCAGGTTCAACAGCCCACAGTTTTTCAGAAGGCCGCTGGCCAGCTCCATCTTCGTGCTGACCTTTCCACAGATGTTCGgggttataatggtggtttCCATCGGTCAGCTCTGTACCAAAGGCATGCCACATTCGGGAACTACTCTAACGCAGCATTTCAGTATCCCACTATGCCAGCATGTAGAGCTACCACTGATCTATCTGTTGCTTCCCCAATTTTTGTCCCAGCCGCTTCAGAGAAACCAAAAGGAAACTTTCTCATTGATTTCCTTATGGGTGGAGTCTCTGCTGCTGTATCCAAAACAGCTGCTGCTCCAATTGAGCGAGTCAAACTTCTGATCCAGAACCAGGATGAGATGATCAAAACTGGGAGGCTGTCTGAACCATACAAGGGTATTGGTGATTGTTTCAAGCGAACAATTAAAGAGGAGGGTTTTGGATCATTATGGAGAGGTAACACTGCTAATGTCATCCGTTACTTCCCTACTCAG GCCTTGAACTTTGCATTCAAGGATTACTTCAAGAGGCTTTTCAACTTCAAGAAAGACAAGGATGGTTACTGGAAATGGTTTGCCGGTAACTTGGGATCAGGTGGTGCTGCTGGTGCTTCATCCCTTCTCTTCGTTTACTCCCTAGACTATGCTCGAACCCGTCTGGCCAATGATGCAAAGGCAGCGAAAAAGGGAGGAGAAAGGCAATTTAATGGGCTGGTTGATGTCTACAGAAAGACATTGAAATCCGATGGTCTTGCTGGTCTCTACCGTGGATTCAACATTTCATGTGTTGGTATCATTGTGTACCGCGGTCTTTACTTCGGAATGTATGATTCATTGAAGCCTGTTGTCCTTACCGAAGGTTTGCAG GATAGCTTCTTTGCTAGCTTTGCCCTCGGTTGGCTCATAACCAATGGTGCTGGTCTTGCATCCTATCCTATTGACACTGTTCGTAGAAGAATGATGATGACCTCTGGTGAAGCTGTCAAGTACAAGAGCTCACTGGATGCGTTTTCTCAGATCCTGAAGAATGAGGGTCCCAAGTCTCTCTTCAAGGGTGCTGGTGCAAACATCCTCCGCGCAGTTGCTGGTGCTGGTGTCCTTGCTGGTTATGACAAGTTACAGCTGATTATGTTCGGGAAGAAATACGGATCTGGTGGTGCTTAA
- the LOC121238378 gene encoding E3 ubiquitin-protein ligase BIG BROTHER-like isoform X1 produces the protein MNGNGQMEVHYINTGFPYTVTESFMNFFEGLTHVPINYGHTLPTHDQESAYWSMNMNSYKFGFSAPGSTYYGHYEASDNLPRMEVSRGAWEYPSTMNQEHASTDSQSEGDAVMGVHSIPEECSPTHHNNNSSQVTWQDNVDPDNMTYEELLDLGDVVGTQSRGLSHELISLLPTSKYKFKNFFSTKKSRERCVICQMRYKRGDRQIKLPCKHVYHSECISKWLSINKICPICNTEVFGDESRR, from the exons ATGAATGGGAATGGGCAAATGGAGGTTCATTACATAAACACTGGTTTTCCTTACACGGTTACGGAAAGTTTTATGAACTTCTTTGAAGGCCTCACACATGTACCGATCAATTATGGTCATACCTTACCGACGCATGATCAG GAAAGTGCATACTGGTCAATGAATATGAATTCTTACAAATTTGGATTTTCTGCTCCGGGGAGTACCTATTATGGTCATTATGAGGCAAGTGATAACTTACCAAGAATGGAGGTAAGCAGGGGTGCCTGGGAATACCCTTCGACAATGAATCAAGAGCATGCATCTACAGACTCACAGTCTGAAGGAGATGCAGTCATGGGTGTGCATTCTATTCCTGAAGAAT GCAGTCCAACTCATCATAATAACAATAGCTCTCAG GTCACATGGCAAGACAACGTTGATCCTGATAACATGACTTACGAG GAGCTACTTGACTTAGGTGATGTGGTTGGAACTCAAAGTCGAGGTCTTTCACACGAACTTATTAGTTTGCTTCCAACTTCCAAGTACAAATTCAAAAACTTCTTCTCAACAAAGAAATCGAGAGAGAG ATGTGTTATATGCCAGATGAGGTACAAAAGAGGTGACCGGCAAATAAAACTGCCGTGCAAGCATGTTTACCATAGTGAATGCATCAGCAAATGGCTTAGCATTAACAAG ATATGCCCAATTTGCAACACAGAGGTATTTGGAGATGAATCAAGGCGTTAA
- the LOC121238376 gene encoding uncharacterized protein LOC121238376 isoform X2, with product MEPAKIDWKRTESIFVEDELYELINAPKWVDFLAPENSVDVEAWFCRPNCKHPKTAEDFLKSTPSKLTSSANLSESLPLHDQNRRVAKLKRRGLTQSSNSSNSNPKFNEDSENQNPNMSTPPIHQANSTKAAIKSSIEKKKMTNDMLQNNEVPRLKSTLLARNLFAGQDILNQVTEFCSELKRMATRMREREEVDGLNVEKSEVVVEEKEVKESFCEVLGEVNGRDKERKPLLELRKEESIGKGERSVKEKQRRKKADEAENVPISLDLDSVWCKRDETLRQIRTNPPSPQCFSATRGWNKTTASKAAKSRLMASGEVLQEMEQNKEVAREESAEKGQSVCIVDAREARTLDVFWFLKPCRLSN from the exons ATGGAACCAGCGAAAATTGATTGGAAGAGAACGGAGTCCATATTTGTAGAGGACGAGCTGTACGAGCTCATAAACGCACCCAAATGGGTCGATTTCTTGGCTCCCGAAAACTCTGTGGACGTCGAGGCCTGGTTTTGCAGACCCA ATTGCAAGCATCCGAAGACAGCTGAAGATTTTCTCAAGTCAACTCCTTCTAAG CTCACCAGCTCAGCTAATCTTTCTGAATCTCTTCCACTCCATGATCAGAATAGACG agTTGCAAAATTGAAGAGAAGAGGGCTTACTCAATCTTCAAATTCTTCGAATAGCAATCCCAAATTCAATGAAGATAGTGAAAATCAGAACCCGAATATGTCAACTCCTCCGATTCATCAAGCCAATTCCACGAAAGCAGCAATCAAATCCAGcatagagaagaagaaaatgaccAATGACATGTTGCAGAACAATGAGGTGCCAAGGCTGAAAAGCACTCTCTTGGCAAGGAACTTGTTTGCAGGGCAGGACATACTGAATCAGGTTACGGAGTTTTGTAGTGAATTAAAGAGAATGGCTACAAggatgagggagagagaggaagtgGACGGGCTGAATGTGGAGAAGAGCGAAGTGGTTGTTGAGGAAAAGGAGGTGAAAGAGAGTTTTTGTGAGGTTTTGGGGGAGGTGAATGGGAGGGATAAAGAGAGGAAGCCATTGCTTGAATTGAGGAAAGAGGAATCTATAGGAAAGGGGGAAAGGAGTGTTAAGGAGAAGCAGAGGAGGAAGAA AGCTGATGAGGCAGAGAATGTTCCAATTTCTCTGGATTTGGATAGCGTATGGTGTAAAAGGGATGAGACCCTGCGGCAAATTCGAACAAATCCTCCCTCCCCTCAATGCTTTTCTGCCACTCGTGGATGGAACAAAACCACTGCATCTAAGGCTGCCAAATCCAGGCTGATG GCGAGTGGGGAAGTACTTCAAGAAATGGAGCAAAATAAGGAGGTAGCAAGAGAAGAATCAGCAGAAAAAGGCCAAAGTGTGTGCATTGTGGATGCAAGAGAAGCAAGAACCTTGGATGTATTTTGGTTCCTCAAGCCTTGCAGGCTATCCAATTAA